AGCGCGTCCAGCCGCTCCTTGCGGCGGGCGACCAGGGCGACACGGAAGCCCTCCCGCCCGAAGCGACGGGCGACGGACACGCCGAGGCCGGTACCGGCGCCGAGGACGGCGATGACTTTGGACATGAGGTGTCTCCTTGCGAAGGAATATCCTGACCCATGGGTCAACTTCCATTTCGACCGTAGCACATAACTTGACCCCGGGGTCGACTTACGTTGTTCGACGGATGGGACCATGGATGCCGACCGGACGACGAGGAGGAACGGCGGATGCGGGCCGATGCGCGACGCAATGCGGAGAAGCTGCGGACAGCGGCTGTCGAGCTGTTCCGTGAGCGCGGCCTCCAGGCCCCGCTGAAGGAGATCGCCCGCCGCGCCGGGGTGAGCCACGGCACCCTCTACAACCTCTACGGCACCCGCGAGGCGCTCATCGACGAGGTCGTCACCGACCTCGCGGCGGACCGGCTCGACGAGGTCAGCCGACGGGCACTGGCGATGGACGACGCCTGGGACGGGTTCGCGTACTACATCGAAACCCTCTGCGAACTGCAGATCACCGACCCCGCCATCAGCGACGTCGTCACCGGGCGCTACCCGAACGCCGAACGCCTGATGGCCGTCTGCGGGCGAGCGCACGACGCCGCCACGCGCATCATCGAGCGGGCCCAGCGGGCCGGGTCCCTGCGGCCCGACTTCACCGGCGAGGACCTGGTGTTCGTCTTCGCCACCAACTCCGTGCTGTCCAGGGCCGTCAGGGACACCGCGCCCGACGTCTGGCGCCGGGGCGTCGCCTTCACCCTCGACGGCCTGCGCACCGAGGCCGCCCACCCACTGCCGACCGCCCCCCTGACCCCGCAGCAGGTCTACGAGGTGATGGGGAACATCGCCGGCGAGTGACGTCCGGAGACGTCGTACTGCCTGGCGCCCGGGTCGCCCGACTCCGCGTGCTGGACAGGGCTGGTCAGCCGGACCGTGTCGGGATGTGCAGGGTCACCTCGTACCCGCCATCGGCCGTGGGGCCGGAGGCGAACGTGCCGTCGAGGAGTTCGGCGCGTTCCCTGAGGCCGATCAGGCCCTGCCGGGATCCGGGCAGGGGCAGTGAGGGCCGGGCGGGCGGGGTGTTGGTGACGGTCACGCCGAAGGCGTCGCCGTCGTCGGCGTGCCAGAGGCGGACGACCGCGGTGGCGCCGGGAGCGTGTTTGCGGACGTTGGTGAGGGCCTCCTGCACGGTGCGGTAGATCGTGCGCTGCGCGGTGGTGCTGACGTCGGGAGGCAGTTCGCCGGTCAGCTCGGCGTCGATGCCGCTGGTCGTGACGAGCTTGTGCAGGTCGGCGAGGGTGGGCTGCGGGGTTAGCTCGGTGGCCCGGCCGCCGGAGGCGCGCAGCAGGGTGACCATGTGCCGCAGCTCGTCGAGGGTGTCGACGCTGAGCGAGCGGATCGTGCGGGCACCCTCCTTGAAGTCCGGGTCCTGCGCGGCGACTTGGAGAGCGCCGGCCTGCACGGCGATCAGGCTGACCTGGTGCGAGACGACGTCGTGCATCT
The DNA window shown above is from Streptomyces chartreusis and carries:
- a CDS encoding TetR/AcrR family transcriptional regulator, with the translated sequence MRADARRNAEKLRTAAVELFRERGLQAPLKEIARRAGVSHGTLYNLYGTREALIDEVVTDLAADRLDEVSRRALAMDDAWDGFAYYIETLCELQITDPAISDVVTGRYPNAERLMAVCGRAHDAATRIIERAQRAGSLRPDFTGEDLVFVFATNSVLSRAVRDTAPDVWRRGVAFTLDGLRTEAAHPLPTAPLTPQQVYEVMGNIAGE
- a CDS encoding sensor histidine kinase; amino-acid sequence: MTGARAWWARIPDPVVDLVVVAVAVVDVLVSLEDSSRLAQAMAALACAALLARRRFPLPVFLLTLPASLMLDIVFAPFAALFTLAERSRDRRLLVVCAVLFAVASATPWPLDDLSSHDRTWTLVYFFYTLATAAAPVLLGQLVQARRDLARRLEEIEEAREHERLLHSQAVLARERAQLAREMHDVVSHQVSLIAVQAGALQVAAQDPDFKEGARTIRSLSVDTLDELRHMVTLLRASGGRATELTPQPTLADLHKLVTTSGIDAELTGELPPDVSTTAQRTIYRTVQEALTNVRKHAPGATAVVRLWHADDGDAFGVTVTNTPPARPSLPLPGSRQGLIGLRERAELLDGTFASGPTADGGYEVTLHIPTRSG